The genomic interval TGCAAGCCATGCACATCATGGCAACGTGCTGGCTCGCTTTCGGACCTGGAGCGAATCAAAGATGTGTGTAACAACGAGGGTGGCGGCGAACGACGTGCAAGCAGACGAAAGAAGCAACCAGCGCCACTCCGGTGCATGTCTTGGTTATCCGTCCGATAGTTTACGAGGCAGACTGCCACTCACGAAGCGTCCAGTCGCAACGCCAGTTTAACGAAGGAGTTGCGGGTACGTCAAATTCGCCGACGATGATGGCCCGGAAGGGACAAAATCAATCGTCGTCGGCGAATTTGACGTTCCCGCAAGGGGTTGAAGCGGTGAAAAGTGTTCCAACAGGGTCGTCCGTTCCAGCAGGCATTGGCTACGAAGTTGTGGTGGGAAGCACCTTGGAGGCGACGACGTTCCGTATCGGCGACGATCAATGAAGATGCGTGACCAAGAAAGATCGTCGCCGATACGGTACGTCGTCGCCGGATGTGCAAGCAAGGGGAAAAGCGCAGAAGCGGAGTTCGAGCATGGATGATTTGGAAACACTGCGACCAGAGTGAATCGTTGCAACGTGCTCGACGTTGCGAAACAAGACACGGCCCAAACGGTCTACGGGCCGGCCATTGGTCGTCAGCGTCTGGATACCGACGTTCAGCGTTGAAGCGAAACGACCGCGCACCGAGTCGGATAACGGTTCGGTTCAGCGGGTGGCGGGAGTGCACGTGCAAGCAAACAGAAAAGCCGACTACCGCCACTCCGTTGCAACCGTTGGTTATCCGTTTACAGGCGGTTCTTTGGTTAGCGTCACGGATCCGTGAACGACCGCTAGTATCCGAACCTCGCGCTCAAGGATCAAATGGATGATGCGATAGGAATCCGAGAACACTTCGCGGATGTCATCGCGACCATACTCCGGAACGACAGACCCAGATTTCGGGAAGCGTTTTAGTTGCGGGTCAGGCCGTCGAAAAATGCGATCGGAAACCGACGCAGCATATTCCGGCGATGTTTGTGCTATGTAATCGTAAACGCCGATGAGATCGGATGTCGCCTTTTCAGTCCATCGCAGTTTCATGCGGTGTGCTTCGCCTGTGCGGCGGTGAGACGCTCGCGGACGTCTGGCGTTTCCAGCAGTCGCCCGGCGTCACTGTCAGCTAGCCCCAGGTCAATTTGCTGTCGGACGTAAAGGTGGTATTGCAGTTGCTCCCAAGTGACGTCATCGGGAAGCCCCTGAAGCACCAAGGTCGCCGCGTTTTTCGCGTTGGATGTAGTAGTTTGCATGCAGGTCCCTAATTTAGTGGCAGAGCTACAGTATAGAGTGTCAGCCGTAGCTGAGCAAACGGAGCGATTTCAGTCGGATAACGTTGCGGATCACCGGGCGACGGGAAACCGCGTTCTTGTAAAAAGGAAAACCGGACCACCGTCGCTCCGTGTGCATCCGATGGTTATCAGGCGAAAGTGGCGTTCGGGACAATCGCCAGTCCTAGTTTTCGGCCGGCGGACAGCGAGTATAGCGAAATTGCAGAGGACCGAGCAAAGCAGTGACGGCCCGCATGGGAAAGCAACGACGGAACGTCGCCAGTCGCCATCGAGGATGTTCTGCGCGAGCAGTAAACAACGCCGGGACGGCGATACGATGAATCGAGCATTGAATTTCGGAAATGCCGATCATTGAAATTGAGGTTAGTGGCAGTCAAACAAACGCGAGACAGGCGGCGTTCCGCCCGTTGGGTAGCACGATCAATACGAGCAACCGTCTGGAGAAAGTCGGTGATCTGTGCTATGCTAACGATGAACTCGGGTCAGCCGGATAACGCCCGGGATCACCGGGTACGGAGAGAAAAGTCAACCATCACAGAAAATCGCGCAAGCCGTACTCCGGTGCATCCCATGGTTATCCGCGATTGTAAACGTCATTTGGAATCGGCTTCAGGCCCTTGGCACGCACGCAATTGGGTCTCAAGTTCCTGGATACGTTGCTTAAGCCTGACGTTTTCACGAGAAATCTCATTGAACGCCTTTGCGACACTCTTGAGCTGGTATTTCGGGTCGCTGAGATTCGGGTTTGTCCGATACAGAGGGCGTTCGCCGGATACGTTCTCAAGCCGAATGCGAGCATCGGCGTCGAGTACGCTGGGATGAGACCCCCCAAGTGCGTCCGCGATCTGGTCACGCTTTACTTGGAGCAGGAGGTTCCCAGTTTGCGGTGATTCTCCGCTAGCAATCCAGCAACAGGAGAGCACGAAAGAGAAGCCAAGCAGGGACAATCGTTTGAGTTTCATGATTACCATGGGAGACAGGTGCTAAGTGCAGATAGAAGCGAGCATTTCAGTCGGATAACGGTCGGGATCACCGGGCCGGGAGAGTAAAGGTAACCATCAGAAAACGCCCGCAAGCCCGGCTCCGGTGCATCCCATGGTTATCCCTTCGCGAGGCGTCAGGAGGCGACGGGCATGGGCAAGGCATCGGCGGGACGCCGCCGGCATGGATCGAGTATAGCGTGCCGCGTGAGGCATGAGCAAGTTCAGCATTGGC from Rubripirellula amarantea carries:
- a CDS encoding type II toxin-antitoxin system RelE/ParE family toxin, encoding MKLRWTEKATSDLIGVYDYIAQTSPEYAASVSDRIFRRPDPQLKRFPKSGSVVPEYGRDDIREVFSDSYRIIHLILEREVRILAVVHGSVTLTKEPPVNG